The Deltaproteobacteria bacterium genome includes the window TTCCGTATGGGCATTATGTGGCAAAGATCGACTACGCGAAGGTCCTCGATCGGCTCAAAGGCAGACCAAACGGAAAATACATCGACGTCACGGCCATTACCCCCACCCCTCTCGGGGAAGGGAAGAGCACGAGTTCTGTGGGGCTCATGGAGGGGTTGGGCCTTCGCAAGAAAAAGGTCATCGGCGCCCTTCGTCAGCCGTCTGGAGGCCCGACCTTTAACATAAAAGGGAGCGCCGCAGGCGGCGGGCTTGCCCAGGTGATCCCGCTTTCCAAATTATCGCTTGGGCTCACTGGCGATATCAATGCCATCATGAACGCCCACAACCTGGGAATGGTGGCCCTGACCGCCCGCATGCAGCACGAGGCCAACTACACGGATCAAGAGCTTGCCAAGCGGGGTCTCAAACGATTGAACATCCATCCCAAGTCCGTAGAGTTTCGCTGGGTCATCGATTTTTGTGCCCAGGCCCTGAGAAACATCACCATTGGGATAGGCGGCAAGATGGACGGATTTACCATGCAGAGCGGTTTCAACATCGCTGTGAGTTCGGAGATCATGGCCATCCTCGCCATTGCCAATGACCTCAAGGACCTTAGGGAGCGAATAGGCAAGATCGTAGTTGCCTACGACCGAAACGGGACCCCGATCACCACTGAGGACCTGGAGGTCGCTGGTGCTATGACCTCCTGGATGGTGGAGGCCGTGAACCCTAATCTCATGCAGACCATCGAGGGCCAGCCCTGCCTCATCCACGCAGGCCCATTTGCCAACATCGCCATCGGCCAGTCCTCGGTCATCGCGGATCGGGTAGGGCTCAAACTCGCTGACTACGTCGTCACCGAAAGCGGGTTCGGGGCCGATATAGGGTTCGAAAAATTCTGGAACCTGAAGTGCCGTTTCAGCGGCCTAAAGCCCAATTGCGCCGTGGTCGTGGCCACGATTCGTGCGCTCAAGTGTCACGGAGGCGCCCCCATTCCCAGGCCTGGTCGTCCCATGCCCGAGGAATACCTGACCGAGAACGTGGGCTGGGTGGAAAAGGGGACGGAAAACCTCATCCACCACATCGAGACCGTGAAGAAGGCGGGTATCAACCCAGTGGTCTGCATCAACGCCTTCTATACGGACACAAAGGACGAGATCGCGGCAGTCAGGCGTCTTTGCGAGCAGGCAGGCGCGAGGGTCGCCGTCTCTGAGCACTGGCTCAAGGGAGGCGAAGGGGCTCTGGAATTCGCGGATGCAGTAATCGAGGCCTGCGAGGAGCCGAACGAGTTCCGTTTCCTCTATGACCTGGATGTCCCATTAAGGGAGCGCATCGAGCTAATCACCAGGGAGGTCTATGGAGGAGACGGCGTCACCTATAGCCCGGAGGCGGCGGCCAAGGCCGAGCAGATGGAAAAGGACCCGGAACTCTCCAAGCTGGGGACCTGCATGGTCAAGACCCACCTCAGCCTCTCGGACAACCCCAACTTGAAGGGGGTGCCGAAGGGATGGACATTGCACGTCCGGGATATCCTTACTTACAAGGGTGCCGGGTTCGTGGTCCCGGTGGCCGGGGCCATCAGCCTCATGCCCGGGACCGGCTCGGATCCCGCCTACCGGAGGATCGATGTGGACGTGGAGACAGGCAAGGTCAAAGGGCTCTTTTAGCAAATTGTCTGGAGGGGGCAAAACGCCCCTCCGCCTATGGGGCAAAACGCCCCGGTCGTGGGGACAAAAGACCCGCCTGGGTGTCTTCACCGTCTGGTTTTCATTTAATAAAGGAAGGGCGGGTTATCTCCGAAGGGAACCTTTTCTTTTTGGCACGCATTTGGCAACACTTTAGTCTCATAACAGCAAGTCTTCGAAGGATGGAGATAGGAGGGGATAGATGGCGGCAAAAATCATCAGTGGAACGGAAATAGCCAAGCAGATTCGGGAGGAGCTAAAGGCGGAGGTCGCCGAGATGAAGTCCAGGCACAATGTGACACCTGGGCTTGTGACCATTCTTGTGGGGGAGAACCCTGCGTCGGTTTCTTATGTTACGGCCAAACAGAGGACGGCTCATGAGCTCGGTTTTCACTCCGTCCAGGACAACCAGCCCGCCGACATCTCGGAAGACGCCTTGCTTGCCCTTATCAAACGCTATAACGAGGATCCTGCCATCCACGGGATCCTGGTCCAGCTCCCGCTTCCAAGGCATGTGAACGAGACCAACGTCCTTTACGCCATCGACCCGGACAAGGACGTGGACGGTTTCCATCCGGTCAACGTGGGGAAGATGGTCATCGGGGAGAGGTGTTTCCTCCCGTGCACGCCCCACGGCATCCTCGAGATGCTCATTAGGTCCGGTGTCAAGACCGAGGGTGCCGAGGTGGTCGTGGTGGGCAGGAGCAACATAGTCGGGAAGCCCATTGCCAACCTCATGCTTCAGAAGCGTCCTGCCGGGGATGCGACAGTGACCATCTGTCATACCCGGACCCGGGACCTCGCCTTTCACACGCGGCGCGCGGACATATTGATCGTGGCGGCCGGACGCCCCAAGGTCGTGACCGCTGACATGGTGAAGGAAGGGGCGGTTGTGATCGACGTCGGGGTAAACAGGATCGGCCAGACCCCTGAGGGCAAGGCGATCCTTTGCGGAGACGTGGATTTTGAGACGGTCAAGGAGAAGGCCTCGGCCATCACTCCGGTTCCAGGCGGGGTCGGCCCCATGACCATCACCATGCTCATGAAAAACACGGTCCTTGCTGCCAAGATCAGCGCCGGGATTTTGACCTGACATACGGGGGACGAAAATGGGAGGAAGATTCCCCGGATGGGACCCTCGGGGAAGATCCTTATCCAAAGGAGAAGAGACTCATGGATACGAGCAAACGATTCGAGAAAGGTAACGGCGGCTGCCCCCGCATCCAGTGCGAGGCCAACCGTGACGTCCTCTGCCAGTCCTGCGCCTCTGGAGTAATTACGGCTGCCCACCGGGTGGAGATGCGGGCTACGGAGCCCTGTCTCTTTGGCAAGGGCGGGACCTGCTGCCGCAATTGCAATATGGGTCCGTGCCAGATCATTGATGGCGTCGCCGAGATGGTCGGTATCTGCGGCGCGGACGCCTCCACGGTGGCGGCCCGGAACTTTGCGCGGATCGTCGCTGGAGGCGCCGCTGCCCACATCGATCACGGACGCGGGGTTACCCTCGCATTCCTGGCGACCGCAAAGGGTGAGACCCCTTACGAGATAAAGGATGCCATCAAGCTGAGGGAGACGGCCCTTCGCATCGGGATCGACCCCGGGGAAAAATCCACCACGGATCTGGCCATCGAGGTGGGTGAAAGGCTTCTCTCCGAGTTCGGGCAACAGCAAGGGACGCTCTCCTTCATAAGGCGCGCCCCCAAGGCCCGTCAGGAGGTCTGGGCCAAGGCAGGCGTGCTCCCCCGCGGTATTGACCGCGAGGTCACTGAGATGATGCACCGCACGCACATGGGTGTGGATCAACATTACGAAAACATCCTCTTTCAGGCCGCCAGGTGCTCTCTTGCCGACGGCTGGGGCGCCTCCATGATCGCGACCGAGCTCTCCGATATCATGTTCGGAACCCCTATGCCCATCCGGGCCAAGGTGAACATCGGCGTCCTCAAGAAGGACGAGGTGAATGTCACGGTCCATGGGCATGAACCTGTGCTTGCCGAGGCCCTCGCCATGGTGGCAAGCACCCCTGAGATCGTAGCAGCAGCGAAAAAAGTGGGTGCAAAGGGGGTGAATCTCTGCGGTGTTTGCTGCACAGGTAACGAGATCCTCATGAGGCGCGGGTTTCCCATCGCTGGGAGCTTTATCCAGCAGGAGGTGGTCCTTGCCACCGGTGCCGTGGAGGCCATGGTGGTGGATGTTCAGTGCATCATGCAGGGTGTCTCGCCCGTTTCGCGCAGTTTTCACACGGAACTCATCACCACTTCGGACCGGGCGTGGATACCCGGGGCGACGCACATCAAGTTTGACGAACACCGGGCCCTTGATACGGCCAAGGAGATCATAACCAGGGCCATCAACAGGTTTCCTGAGCGTGGCAAGCACTACATACCCGTATATCAGATGGATGTGGTTGCCGGGTTCAGCCACGAGACCATCAACTACATCCTGGGCGGCAGGTTCAGGGGTTCCTACAAGCCGCTCAACGACAACATAGTAAACGGACGCATCCGCGGGGTTGCTGCCATAGTCGGGTGCGACAATTACAGGGTCACGGACGAGATCCACATCGATCTTGCCCGTGAACTTATAGCAAACAACATACTCGTGGTGGTCACAGGATGCGCGGCGACCGGCATGGGTCGCGCCGGACTCCTTGCTCCAGAGGCCATTTCCATGGCAGGAGACGGCCTTCGGGAGGTGCTCGAGGCCGTTGGGTGCCCGCCGGTCCTCCATATGGGTTCCTGTGTGGACAACAGCCGCATCCTGATCGCCCTCACCGAAATGGTGAAGACCGGAGGGCTTGGAAACGACATCTCAGATCTTCCCGTCGTCGGGTGCGCACCGCAGTGGATGAGTGAAAAGGCCGTCTCCATAGGACAGTACTTTGTCACAAGCGGTGCGCAGGTGGTCTTTGGGCCCAATTTCCCCACCTCTGGGTCCCGTGTAGTCACGGATTTCTGTTTCGAGGGCATGATGGAAAGATACGGAGCGGCTTGGAACGTCGCCTCAACGGCCAACGAATTCGCCAACATCATGATCGACAGGATCAACCTCAAGAGGACCGCCCTTGGTCTTGACAAGAAGAAGGAGCGCATACTCTTTGACATGGCCATGAGGCGGGAGATAGGAAGCCCGGGTTCTCCCCTTCATGACGTGGGCTGTCACGGTCCCGGGGTGCCTGCAGGCGCATAAGGGCATGAAATCTCCCCTTATTCCCTTAGACAGGGGATTTTGCAGAGAGGAATCGAAATGACAGATAAAGGAAAACAAGGAGCAGTACTCGTTCTAGGTGGGGGGGTCGCTGGTGTCCAGTCGGCCCTTGATCTCGCCGATCTCGGATATTACGTCTATCTGGTGGAAAAAAAGGCCTCTATCGGCGGGGTGATGGCCCAGCTCGACAAGACCTTTCCCACCAACGACTGTTCGCTCTGAATACTCGCGCCTAAGCTGGTGGAGGCCGGTCGGTCTCCTAACATCAAGATCCTTACTAAGGCCCGTCTCATGGCCCTTGAAGGGGAGGCAGGATGCTTTACGGCACGGGTCTATCAGGAACCCCGTTTTATCGACGAGGACAAGTGTACGGCATGCGGTACCTGCACCATGTACTGTCCGCGTCCTGTGGTGGATCTCTACAACGAGCGGCTCGACATCACCCGGGCCCCCCACATCGACTATCCACAGGCCATTCCTGCCGCCTATTACATCGACCCCAAGGTCTGTCTCCGGGTCAATTACGAGACCTGTAACCTCTGCGCCCAGACCTGTACGGCAAAGGCCATCGATTTTTCCCAGAAGCCCAGGGAGCACGTCCTCGATGTCGGGGCAGTGGTCCTTGCGCCGGGTTTTGGAAAGATCGACCCTGCGGTCCTCGCCCGTTTCGGCTACGGAAGACATCCAGACGTGGTGACGAGTCTCGAGTTCGAGCGCCTCACCTGCGCCTCTGGCCCGACTGAGGGGCACATCGTACGTCTCTCCGACCACAAGACGCCCAAAAAGATCGCCTTTCTTCAGTGCATCGGCTCCCGGGACGAGACGTGCGGTAACGGCTATTGTTCCTCGGTCTGTTGCATGTATGCCGTAAAGGAGGCGTCCGTCGCAAAGGAACACGAGCCGGATCTCGATATCTCCATCTTTTTTATGGATGTCCGGACCCAGGGCAAGGGTTTTGACGAGTCAAGGGAGCGGGCCGAGAAGAAATACGGCATTCGGGTCATCCGGGCCCGGGTCCCCAGGGTCGAGGAGATCGACGGCCGCCTTGCCCTTACCTGGACGGATGAAGACGGGACCTCCCGCTCAGAACTCTTTGACATGGTGGTCCTTTCCGTGGGGCTTGACGCCCCTGAGGATGCCCGCCAGATCGCCGAGATCTGCGGCATCGAGCTAAACCGATATGATTTTTGCCGGACCTCTGCTGGGAGCCCCCTTTCCACCACTCGACCGGGTGTTTTCGTGGCCGGCGCCTTCCAGGGCCCGAAAGACGTGCCTGAGAGCGTAACTCAGGCCTCTGGCGTGGCATCACTTGCCTCCGAGGTACTTGCTTCTGCAAGGGGATCCCGCACCATCTCCGTCAGTTATCCTGAGGAGGATCTGGAGCTTGCGAAAGGCCCTCCCAGGATCGGGGTCTTTGTATGCCACTGCGGCGTCAACATCGCGGGCGTGGTAGATGTA containing:
- the cooS gene encoding anaerobic carbon-monoxide dehydrogenase catalytic subunit, with product MDTSKRFEKGNGGCPRIQCEANRDVLCQSCASGVITAAHRVEMRATEPCLFGKGGTCCRNCNMGPCQIIDGVAEMVGICGADASTVAARNFARIVAGGAAAHIDHGRGVTLAFLATAKGETPYEIKDAIKLRETALRIGIDPGEKSTTDLAIEVGERLLSEFGQQQGTLSFIRRAPKARQEVWAKAGVLPRGIDREVTEMMHRTHMGVDQHYENILFQAARCSLADGWGASMIATELSDIMFGTPMPIRAKVNIGVLKKDEVNVTVHGHEPVLAEALAMVASTPEIVAAAKKVGAKGVNLCGVCCTGNEILMRRGFPIAGSFIQQEVVLATGAVEAMVVDVQCIMQGVSPVSRSFHTELITTSDRAWIPGATHIKFDEHRALDTAKEIITRAINRFPERGKHYIPVYQMDVVAGFSHETINYILGGRFRGSYKPLNDNIVNGRIRGVAAIVGCDNYRVTDEIHIDLARELIANNILVVVTGCAATGMGRAGLLAPEAISMAGDGLREVLEAVGCPPVLHMGSCVDNSRILIALTEMVKTGGLGNDISDLPVVGCAPQWMSEKAVSIGQYFVTSGAQVVFGPNFPTSGSRVVTDFCFEGMMERYGAAWNVASTANEFANIMIDRINLKRTALGLDKKKERILFDMAMRREIGSPGSPLHDVGCHGPGVPAGA
- a CDS encoding formate--tetrahydrofolate ligase, which produces MKLDPTKMKDWQIAEAAEENMKTVYQLGEEMGLDKEELLPYGHYVAKIDYAKVLDRLKGRPNGKYIDVTAITPTPLGEGKSTSSVGLMEGLGLRKKKVIGALRQPSGGPTFNIKGSAAGGGLAQVIPLSKLSLGLTGDINAIMNAHNLGMVALTARMQHEANYTDQELAKRGLKRLNIHPKSVEFRWVIDFCAQALRNITIGIGGKMDGFTMQSGFNIAVSSEIMAILAIANDLKDLRERIGKIVVAYDRNGTPITTEDLEVAGAMTSWMVEAVNPNLMQTIEGQPCLIHAGPFANIAIGQSSVIADRVGLKLADYVVTESGFGADIGFEKFWNLKCRFSGLKPNCAVVVATIRALKCHGGAPIPRPGRPMPEEYLTENVGWVEKGTENLIHHIETVKKAGINPVVCINAFYTDTKDEIAAVRRLCEQAGARVAVSEHWLKGGEGALEFADAVIEACEEPNEFRFLYDLDVPLRERIELITREVYGGDGVTYSPEAAAKAEQMEKDPELSKLGTCMVKTHLSLSDNPNLKGVPKGWTLHVRDILTYKGAGFVVPVAGAISLMPGTGSDPAYRRIDVDVETGKVKGLF
- the folD gene encoding bifunctional methylenetetrahydrofolate dehydrogenase/methenyltetrahydrofolate cyclohydrolase FolD — encoded protein: MAAKIISGTEIAKQIREELKAEVAEMKSRHNVTPGLVTILVGENPASVSYVTAKQRTAHELGFHSVQDNQPADISEDALLALIKRYNEDPAIHGILVQLPLPRHVNETNVLYAIDPDKDVDGFHPVNVGKMVIGERCFLPCTPHGILEMLIRSGVKTEGAEVVVVGRSNIVGKPIANLMLQKRPAGDATVTICHTRTRDLAFHTRRADILIVAAGRPKVVTADMVKEGAVVIDVGVNRIGQTPEGKAILCGDVDFETVKEKASAITPVPGGVGPMTITMLMKNTVLAAKISAGILT